From Campylobacter pinnipediorum subsp. caledonicus:
GAAACCAAAGACAATAAAGACACTCAGGAAAAAACACAAAAAACAACAAAAAAACATCAAAATACAAGAACGCACATACCAGTTGATGGACACAAGATAGAAGAGCTTAGAATGCTTGATCTTGAAAGCTTGGTTCAAATAGCTTTAAACTTGGGCGTTGAAAATCCAAGAGAATTTCGTAGACAAGACTTGATGTTTGAAATCTTAAAAACCCAAACAAAGCAGGGTGGTTTTATACTTTTTACAGGTATTTTAGAAATTACAAATGAAGGTTATGGATTTTTAAGATCCGTTGATGTAAACCTAAGTGATAGTTCAAATGATGCCTATGTGTCAAATTCTCAGATCAGAAAATTTGCACTTCGTGTAGGAGATATAGTTACAGGTCAAGTTAGAGAGCCAAAAGACCAAGAAAAATATTATGCATTGCTTAAAATAGAAGCTGTTAATTATCTATCTTTGGCAGAGGCAAAAGAACGTGCTTTGTTTGATAACTTAACTCCGCTTTTTCCAACACAAAAGTTGCATTTAGAATACGAACCATTAAAACTAACTGGTAGGGTTTTAGACCTTTTTACACCCATAGGTAAAGGACAAAGAGGACTTATAGTTGCTCCTCCAAGAAGCGGTAAAACAGAGCTTATGAAAGAATTAGCTCACGGCATAGCTAAAAATCATCCAGAGTCTCATCTCATGGTGCTTTTAGTTGATGAAAGACCGGAAGAGGTTACTGATATGCAACGTTGTGTGAAAGGTGAGGTATTTAGCTCTACTTTTGATTTGCCGGCACTAAATCACGTAAGAGTAGCCGAGCTTGTTATAGAAAAAGCCAAGCGTATGGTTGAAATGGGTAAAGATGTTATCATATTGCTTGATAGTATCACAAGACTTGCAAGAGCTTACAATACAGTTACCCCGCCAAGTGGAAAAGTTTTAACCGGTGGTGTTGATGCAAATGCTTTACATAAGCCAAAAAGATTTTTTGGTGCAGCTAGAAATATAGAACATGGTGGTAGCTTAACAATAGTCGCAACCGCTCTGATAGATACTGGTTCTAGAATGGATGAAGTAATTTTTGAAGAGTTTAAAGGAACTGGAAATAGCGAAATAGTTCTTGATAGAAATATATCTGATAGAAGAATTTATCCAGCTATAAATGTATTAAAATCAGGAACCAGAAAAGAAGAACTGCTTCAAAAACCTGATGAACTTCAAAAAATATGGGCTATAAGAACAGCAATTGCTTCTATGGATGATGTTGAGGCTCTTAAATTTTTATATGCAAAAATGCTTAAAACAAAAGACAATATTGAACTATTGTCTATATTAAACGACTAAAATTATTGTAGTCTGAAAATGACTACAATAATATGTTTTGATTTTTTATATTCTTGGATTTTACTTATAAAGTATTTTTTGGTTTAAAAATTGCTTATAAGCCAAGAATCATAAAATATATAAGAAAACAATAAAATCTATTATATGAAATTGATATATAATGGTATTTTTTATAAGTAAAAATATATCTATAATGATCATTAAAATGTTTGGTTTGAATAAAGAATAATTTAAAGGTTTTATTTTGAAACATAACAAGAAAGCTTATTTTAAACGTATTATTAGTGCAACAAAATATTCTTTAAAAGGTTTGAAAAGTGCATATATTTATGAAGCTGCTTTTCGTCAAGAAGTATGGTGTTGTTTTATATTTATTCCAATAGGACTTATCTTTGGAGATAATGCTATTGAAAAGTCTTTGCTTGTTGCATCTATTTTAATTGTATTGATAGTTGAATTGATAAATAGCGCTATTGAAGCTGTTGTTGATAGGATAGGATATGAAATTAATGAGTTATCTGGTAGAGCAAAGGACATGGGTTCATCTGCTGTTTTTGTATCAATAATATTAGCTTTTATTGTTTGGTTTATTATTTTTGTATTTTAATTTTTCTTCGTGTATTAGATATTTTAGTGTTTGCTTTGAACTAGTATTTAACTATTTTATTTTCTAAATTTCTTTGCAACAACCATTAAAATAGGCTATAAGAACAGCAATTGCTTCTATGGATGATGTTGAGGCTCTTAAATTTTTATATGCAAAATGCTTAAAACAAAAGACAATATTGAACTATTGTCTATATTAAACGACTAAAATTATTGTAGTCTGAAAATGACTACAATAATATGTTTATATGGCTATAAAATGTCTTTTTATTTTGAGTTAATCTTTAATATAATAAATCCAACAACTCCAGATATTACCGAGCCTATTAATATTGCTAGTTTATCAGTATAAGCAAAAGCATTAGATTCGTTGTAAGCCAATCCATTTACAAATAAACTCATGGTGAAGCCAACGCCACAAAGAACTGCAACGCCATAAAGTTGTTTAAAATTTACACCTTCTGGAATTTTGGCTATTTTTAATTTAATTGCTAAAAAACTAAATCCAAACACCCCAAATTGTTTGCCTATAAACAAACCAATCATAGTTCCAAGCGGAACAGCTGTCAATAACTGATCCATGCCTATGCCTTTTAATGAAATTCCTGCATTTACAAATGCAAATATTGGCAATATAGCAAAAGCAACCCAAGCATGTAAATCGTGTTCTATCTCTCTTAACATTGACTTGTTTGGATTATCTTTTTGTTTTAT
This genomic window contains:
- the rho gene encoding transcription termination factor Rho, whose protein sequence is MENNSKETKDNKDTQEKTQKTTKKHQNTRTHIPVDGHKIEELRMLDLESLVQIALNLGVENPREFRRQDLMFEILKTQTKQGGFILFTGILEITNEGYGFLRSVDVNLSDSSNDAYVSNSQIRKFALRVGDIVTGQVREPKDQEKYYALLKIEAVNYLSLAEAKERALFDNLTPLFPTQKLHLEYEPLKLTGRVLDLFTPIGKGQRGLIVAPPRSGKTELMKELAHGIAKNHPESHLMVLLVDERPEEVTDMQRCVKGEVFSSTFDLPALNHVRVAELVIEKAKRMVEMGKDVIILLDSITRLARAYNTVTPPSGKVLTGGVDANALHKPKRFFGAARNIEHGGSLTIVATALIDTGSRMDEVIFEEFKGTGNSEIVLDRNISDRRIYPAINVLKSGTRKEELLQKPDELQKIWAIRTAIASMDDVEALKFLYAKMLKTKDNIELLSILND
- a CDS encoding diacylglycerol kinase gives rise to the protein MKHNKKAYFKRIISATKYSLKGLKSAYIYEAAFRQEVWCCFIFIPIGLIFGDNAIEKSLLVASILIVLIVELINSAIEAVVDRIGYEINELSGRAKDMGSSAVFVSIILAFIVWFIIFVF